The Arachis ipaensis cultivar K30076 chromosome B07, Araip1.1, whole genome shotgun sequence genome includes a window with the following:
- the LOC107606212 gene encoding mechanosensitive ion channel protein 2, chloroplastic isoform X3, with translation MKSAAVFLTRSQETLSGNPVLLRLIPALGIIAFAVCGLEPLIRLGRVLILQRPDSTWKKSSSRYIMTSYFQPLLLWTGAMLICRALDPLVLPSEASQAVKQRMLNFVRSLSTVISFAYCLSSFIQQAQKFFMEANDSSDSRNVGFDFAGKAVYTAVWVAAVSLFMELLGFSTQRWLTAGGLGTVLLTLAGREIFTNFLSSIMIHATRPFIMNEWIQTKIEGYEVSGTVEHVGWWSPTIVRGDDREAVHIPNHKFTVNVVRNLTQKSHWRIKSYIAISHLDVNKINNIVADMRKVLAKNPQVEQQKLHRRVFLENVNPENQALMILISCFVKTSHFEEYLCVKEAILLDLLRVVTHHRARLATPIRTVQKIYSEADSENIPFGDTIFTRSRAAGNRPYLLIEPPYKVNGEDKPKPSARSTRPNEEKDAKVDETLMSDPKGDENSVVTSTTSPGVSSKDKSKTASEAQSQNLGSNGSVEKTSKTLQPKKENANAGKGATVPLSKNLAQSAVPETSPVTSHESSKGETTSASPSPLKQDEEKSAVSSPSIRPSLEDNILLGVALEGSKRTLPIEEEMTPLPIPGESQEFAVQRNGSGPPATKDKKDPKQND, from the exons GTCGCAGGAGACTTTAAGTGGGAACCCTGTTTTGCTTCGATTGATCCCAGCACTTGGTATCATTGCCTTTGCTGTTTGTGGCCTTGAACCACTCATACGTCTTGGCAGAGTTCTTATTCTTCAA AGACCTGACAGTACTTGGAAGAAAAGTAGCTCCAGATATATCATGACATCTTACTTCCAGCCCTTGCTATTGTGGACTGGGGCAATGCTCATATGCAG GGCACTAGATCCACTTGTCCTACCATCTGAGGCTAGCCAGGCTGTGAAGCAacggatgctgaattttgtgagATCTTTGTCAACAGTGATTTCATTTGCTTACTGTTTATCAAG CTTTATTCAACAAGCACAAAAATTCTTTATGGAGGCAAATGACTCCAGTGATTCAAGAAATGT GGGATTTGACTTTGCTGGGAAAGCTGTATATACTGCTGTATGGGTTGCTGCAGTGTCACTGTTCATGGAGTTGCTAGGTTTCTCCACACAGAGGTGGTTAACTGCTGGTGGTTTGGGCACAGTATTGCTCACTCTTGCAGGTCGCGAG ATATTCACAAACTTCTTGTCGAGTATAATGATCCATGCAACTCGGCCGTTTATTATGAATGAGTGGATTCAAACGAAGATTGAAGGATATGAGGTTTCTGGTACAGTTGAG CATGTAGGATGGTGGTCACCAACAATTGTGAGAGGTGATGATCGGGAAGCAGTTCATATTCCCAATCATAAGTTCACTGTAAATGTTGTGAGAAATCTGACTCAGAAATCCCATTGGCGCATCAAGAGCTACATTGCTATCAGTCACTTGGATGTTAACAAAATTAAT AATATTGTAGCTGATATGCGGAAGGTTTTGGCCAAAAATCCTCAAGTAGAGCAACAAAAGTTGCATAGAAGGGTGTTTCTGGAGAATGTCAATCCGGAAAATCAGGCTCTTATG ATATTAATATCTTGCTTTGTGAAAACTTCACATTTTGAAGAGTACCTCTGTGTTAAG GAGGCAATTCTCTTGGATCTTCTTAGAGTTGTCACTCACCATCGAGCTCGGCTAGCCACTCCCATCCGTACAGTTCAGAAAATATACAGTGAGGCTGACTCGGAAAATATACCTTTTGGGGACACTATTTTCACTCGATCCAGAGCAGCAGGAAATCGCCCATACCTCCTTATAGAACCGCCATATAAAGTTAATGGTGAGGATAAACCTAAACCTTCAGCTCGTTCGACTCGTCCAAATGAGGAAAAAGATGCCAAAGTTGATGAAACCTTGATGTCTGACCCCAAAGGAGATGAGAATTCAGTGGTGACATCAACCACCTCACCTGGTGTAAGCTCCAAGGATAAATCCAAGACAGCTTCTGAAGCCCAGAGTCAGAATCTGGGTTCTAATGGTTCAGTTGAGAAGACCTCCAAAACCTTGCAGCCCAAAAAGGAAAATGCAAATGCAGGAAAGGGAGCAACAGTTCCCCTATCGAAAAACCTTGCACAAAGTGCTGTGCCCGAAACTTCTCCGGTGACTTCACATGAGTCTAGCAAAGGAGAGACAACTTCTGCTAGTCCTTCACCGTTGAAGCAAGATGAAGAGAAATCTGCTGTGTCCTCACCTTCAATTAGGCCTTCCTTGGAAGATAATATCCTCCTTGGTGTTGCTCTCGAAGGTTCAAAACGAACTCTACCGATCGAGGAAGAAATGACTCCCCTTCCTATCCCTGGAGAGTCGCAAGAATTTGCTGTCCAAAGGAATGGGAGTGGACCTCCTGCTACCAAGGATAAGAAGGATCCTAAGCAGAATGATTAG